Proteins encoded within one genomic window of Pectobacterium araliae:
- a CDS encoding GNAT family N-acetyltransferase encodes MNIVIRPAQKSDASVILDLIIELAVYEKARHEVLASLEDIENSLFGEGATAETLIGEIDGKPVGYAIFFMSYSTWLGKYGIYLEDLYIAQAYRNAGAGKALLKQVAYLAQERQCGRLEWSVLDWNQPAIDFYKSIGAKPQDEWVRYRLDEKGIADFVTAS; translated from the coding sequence ATAAATATTGTCATCCGCCCCGCCCAGAAATCAGATGCGAGCGTGATTCTGGATTTAATTATTGAACTGGCCGTGTACGAGAAGGCACGCCACGAAGTATTAGCCTCGCTTGAGGATATTGAGAACTCGTTATTTGGTGAGGGGGCGACGGCTGAAACGCTGATCGGTGAGATTGATGGCAAGCCCGTCGGCTATGCGATTTTCTTCATGAGCTATTCAACCTGGCTGGGGAAATATGGCATCTATCTGGAAGATCTCTACATCGCGCAGGCGTATCGTAATGCAGGCGCGGGCAAAGCGCTGCTGAAACAGGTTGCATATCTCGCGCAGGAAAGGCAGTGCGGACGGCTGGAATGGAGTGTGCTGGACTGGAACCAACCCGCGATCGATTTCTATAAAAGCATTGGCGCGAAGCCGCAGGATGAGTGGGTTCGCTATCGGCTGGATGAGAAGGGTATTGCCGATTTTGTCACGGCATCGTAA
- a CDS encoding DUF1493 family protein encodes MSEKNTESEVIQYLMEHYLIRTHWFKSGIRQVTKDWTLQDDYQFLPEDAHDFLLDVFGHFTIDYSNFEGRNYFAYEYPIWQKKPLPEALKPLTVGMIIESAKAGKWLYD; translated from the coding sequence ATGAGCGAAAAAAATACTGAAAGTGAGGTTATTCAATATCTCATGGAGCATTACCTTATTAGGACTCATTGGTTTAAATCTGGTATTCGGCAAGTCACTAAAGACTGGACATTGCAGGACGATTATCAGTTTCTGCCGGAAGATGCGCACGATTTTCTGCTTGATGTATTCGGACACTTTACTATCGATTATTCAAATTTTGAGGGAAGAAATTATTTTGCATACGAGTACCCAATCTGGCAAAAAAAACCACTACCGGAAGCGTTAAAACCGCTCACTGTAGGGATGATTATTGAGTCAGCTAAAGCAGGGAAGTGGTTATACGATTAG
- the smpB gene encoding SsrA-binding protein SmpB, with protein sequence MTKKKAYKPGSATIAQNKRARHEYFIEEEFEAGLALQGWEVKSLRAGKANLSDSYVTFMNGEAYLFGATITPLNVASSHVVCDPTRTRKLLLNKRELDSLFGRVSRDGYTVVALSMYWKNAWSKVKIGVAKGKKDHDKRDDIKEREWKLDKARIMKNANR encoded by the coding sequence ATGACAAAGAAAAAAGCATACAAACCCGGTTCCGCCACCATTGCGCAGAACAAGCGCGCCCGTCACGAATACTTCATTGAGGAAGAATTTGAGGCTGGTCTTGCACTGCAAGGATGGGAAGTCAAATCACTGCGCGCAGGCAAAGCAAACCTCAGCGACAGCTATGTCACCTTCATGAACGGTGAGGCTTACTTATTTGGCGCAACCATCACGCCGCTGAATGTGGCTTCATCACACGTCGTTTGCGATCCTACCCGCACGCGTAAACTCTTACTCAACAAACGCGAACTGGATTCGCTGTTTGGTCGAGTCAGTCGCGATGGCTACACGGTCGTCGCGCTGTCCATGTATTGGAAAAATGCCTGGAGCAAAGTCAAAATCGGCGTGGCGAAAGGTAAAAAAGATCACGACAAGCGTGATGACATTAAAGAACGTGAATGGAAGTTAGATAAAGCCCGTATCATGAAGAACGCCAATCGTTAA
- a CDS encoding helix-turn-helix domain-containing protein, with amino-acid sequence MIEQDWHPADIIAGLRKRGTTLAAVSREAGLASSTLANALTRHWPKGERLIAEALHRRPEEIWPSRYNDGQHRKYRNGISD; translated from the coding sequence ATGATTGAACAAGACTGGCATCCAGCAGATATCATCGCTGGTTTAAGAAAAAGAGGTACAACGCTGGCAGCGGTTTCCAGAGAGGCGGGACTCGCATCATCCACACTGGCAAACGCACTAACACGACATTGGCCTAAAGGAGAACGTTTAATTGCCGAAGCCTTGCATAGACGTCCTGAAGAGATCTGGCCTTCGCGGTATAACGATGGGCAGCACAGGAAATACAGAAATGGAATTTCAGATTAG
- the bamE gene encoding outer membrane protein assembly factor BamE, whose product MRCKTLTVVAAVVVMLTAGCSTLEKVVYRPDINQGNYLAPADVAKIHTGMTKQQVAYTLGTPMMQDPFGSDTWFYVFRQQPGHESVKQQTLTLTFGGSGVLTNINNKPALN is encoded by the coding sequence ATGCGCTGTAAAACGCTGACTGTCGTCGCCGCGGTGGTTGTTATGCTGACTGCCGGTTGTTCCACACTGGAAAAGGTGGTCTATCGGCCGGACATCAATCAGGGAAACTATCTGGCACCGGCTGACGTTGCAAAAATTCACACCGGCATGACCAAACAACAGGTCGCTTATACGCTGGGTACACCTATGATGCAGGACCCGTTTGGCAGCGACACCTGGTTTTACGTTTTCCGCCAGCAGCCTGGTCATGAATCAGTAAAACAGCAGACGCTGACGCTCACCTTCGGCGGCAGTGGTGTTCTGACCAACATAAACAACAAGCCTGCGCTGAATTAG
- a CDS encoding LysE family translocator — translation MSLHLWLAYTGIIIALIAIPGPSALISMSHGLRYGASRATATVLGGVSAAMILMSCSALGLGAILAASTAAFIVLKIIGAVYLIWLGIASWRSKDMTTAEQDVQETGAPGWFSLYRKGFLVGISNPKDLLFFAALFPNFIDTGAPHALQLIILAVTWAFFDFSIMFIYACTGRRLSGLFSNQRRIKLFNRSTGGIFILAGTTLAASTR, via the coding sequence ATGAGCCTTCACCTCTGGCTGGCTTATACAGGTATCATCATCGCCCTGATTGCCATTCCGGGCCCCTCTGCCCTCATAAGCATGTCCCACGGTTTACGCTACGGCGCTTCACGCGCAACGGCCACCGTGCTCGGCGGCGTCAGCGCGGCAATGATATTAATGTCCTGTTCAGCATTGGGGCTAGGTGCCATCCTCGCCGCGTCAACTGCCGCATTTATCGTATTAAAAATTATTGGTGCGGTTTATCTCATCTGGTTAGGTATCGCATCATGGCGTTCCAAAGATATGACCACCGCGGAGCAGGATGTGCAGGAAACAGGGGCTCCAGGCTGGTTTTCGCTATACCGAAAGGGCTTTCTGGTTGGGATCAGCAATCCTAAAGATCTGCTGTTTTTCGCTGCTCTGTTCCCAAATTTTATCGATACTGGCGCCCCGCACGCCTTACAGCTCATCATTCTGGCGGTGACCTGGGCTTTCTTCGATTTCAGCATCATGTTTATCTATGCCTGCACTGGCCGCCGTTTATCAGGCCTGTTTTCCAATCAACGCCGCATCAAGCTGTTCAACCGCTCAACGGGTGGGATCTTTATTCTGGCAGGCACCACACTGGCAGCGTCGACGCGTTAA
- a CDS encoding helix-turn-helix domain-containing protein: MIPERLKNARLRANLTQEQLGVLAGIGEETAYSRLSQYESGTHTPSFKTVCAFAHALNVPESYFYTVDDDFAEALLKLYAGDTVQWQRTPNGR; the protein is encoded by the coding sequence ATGATCCCTGAACGTCTTAAAAATGCGAGGCTACGGGCTAATCTGACGCAAGAGCAGCTTGGCGTATTAGCTGGCATTGGAGAAGAGACGGCCTATTCTCGTCTCTCACAGTATGAGAGTGGAACGCATACGCCCTCGTTTAAAACGGTTTGTGCTTTTGCGCACGCATTGAACGTGCCGGAGAGCTATTTCTACACGGTGGACGATGACTTTGCCGAGGCGCTTCTGAAGTTGTATGCCGGTGATACCGTTCAGTGGCAACGCACACCAAATGGCAGATAA
- a CDS encoding type II toxin-antitoxin system RatA family toxin, whose translation MPKISRSALVPFSAEQMYKLVNDVASYPAFLPGCTGSRVLSSSEREMTAAVDVSKAGISKTFTTRNSLTHNQNINMQLVDGPFRQLGGDWHFTPLSADACKVELHLEFEFTNALIELAFGKVFKELAGNMVQAFTQRAKEVYRVRSAG comes from the coding sequence ATGCCAAAGATAAGTCGTTCAGCACTGGTGCCATTCAGTGCTGAACAGATGTACAAGCTGGTGAATGATGTCGCTTCCTATCCCGCGTTTTTACCGGGCTGTACGGGGAGTCGCGTGCTCTCCTCGTCAGAAAGGGAGATGACTGCCGCAGTCGACGTTTCCAAAGCCGGTATCAGCAAGACATTTACTACACGTAATTCGCTGACGCACAACCAGAATATCAATATGCAATTGGTCGATGGCCCATTCCGTCAGTTAGGGGGCGACTGGCATTTTACGCCGTTGAGCGCTGATGCCTGCAAAGTCGAGCTGCACCTGGAATTTGAATTCACCAATGCCTTGATTGAACTCGCTTTTGGCAAAGTATTCAAGGAACTGGCAGGAAATATGGTGCAAGCTTTCACGCAGCGAGCAAAAGAGGTCTACCGTGTCCGCAGTGCAGGTTGA
- the nifJ gene encoding pyruvate:ferredoxin (flavodoxin) oxidoreductase, producing MITTDGNNAVASVAWRSNEVIAIYPITPSSSMAEHAAAWSSDGGLNIWGDTPRVVEMQSEGGAIATVHGALQTGTLATTFTSSQGLLLMIPTLYKLAGELTPFVLHVAARTVATHALSIFCDHSDVMAVRQTGCAMLCASNVQEAQDFALISQIASLNSRLPFIHFFDGFRTSHEINKIEPLSDEVIHQLLPQQAIDAHRERALTPERPVIRGTASNPDTFFQAREATNRWYDAAYEHVEQAMNDFAAATGRQYQPFEYYGHPEATKIVVLMGSGVGTCEEVIDTLLTRGEKVGVVKIRLYRPFSAKHLLAVIPQTAKSIAVLDRTKEPGALAEPLYLDVMTALAEAFSAGERSLMPRVIGGRYGLSSKEFTPQCIQAIFNELALANPRPRFTVGIYDDVTNLSLPLPEQHFPSSASLEALFYGLGSDGTVSATKNAIKIVGETTPMFVQGYFVYDSKKAGSLTVSHMRVGPHPINSAYLIDQADFVACHQWQFIDKYSMVERLKPGGIFLINSPYTSDDLWHRLPQEVQAGLNQRNARVYCINAAKIARECHLGARINTVMQMAFFHLSQILPADVAVEKLRTAIAKSYGSKGQELVERNWQALSATLEALADVPREAVNPDSPQRPPVVSDAAPDFVKTVTAAMLAGLGDTLPVSALPPDGTWPTGTTKWEKRNIAEEIPLWQPQLCTQCNHCVAACPHSAIRAKVVQPDAMENAPASLQSLDVKARDMRGQKYVLQVAPEDCTGCNLCVEVCPAKDRQNPEIKAINMESRLDNLTAEKENFDFFLQLPEIDKSTLERIDIRTSQLISPLFEYSGACSGCGETPYIKLLTQLYGDRLLVANATGCSSIYGGNLPTTPWTTDANGRGPAWANSLFEDNAEFGLGFRLSVDQHRQRAVRLLNKLAPQLPPDLVNALQEASIAPDLRRQQIAQLRGLLAAINDTDANVLASEADHFVDKSIWLIGGDGWAYDIGYGGLDHVMSLSENVNVLVLDTQCYSNTGGQQSKATPLGAVTKFGEKGKRKARKDLGINVMMYGHVYVAQISLGAQLNQTVKAIQEAEAWPGPSLIIAYSPCEEHGYDLAFSHDQMRQLTATGFWPLYRFDPRRAEEGKAALVTDSRPPSSSLSETLLKEQRFRRLNSMMPEETAQLYEEAELDLRRRFDFLTMMAGKADKSPQE from the coding sequence ATGATCACCACCGACGGTAATAACGCAGTCGCCTCTGTGGCGTGGCGAAGCAATGAAGTCATCGCCATCTACCCCATCACTCCCAGCTCCAGCATGGCTGAACACGCGGCCGCCTGGTCGAGCGACGGAGGGCTGAACATATGGGGAGACACGCCCCGCGTTGTTGAAATGCAATCGGAAGGCGGTGCGATCGCTACCGTCCACGGCGCATTGCAGACGGGCACACTCGCTACCACGTTTACCTCATCGCAGGGTCTGCTGCTGATGATCCCCACGCTGTATAAGCTGGCTGGTGAGTTAACGCCGTTCGTCCTGCACGTCGCTGCCCGTACGGTCGCGACGCATGCACTTTCCATCTTTTGCGATCATTCGGACGTCATGGCTGTACGCCAGACGGGCTGCGCCATGCTGTGCGCCAGCAATGTGCAGGAAGCGCAGGATTTCGCGCTGATTTCACAGATTGCCAGCTTGAACAGTCGCCTACCGTTTATCCATTTCTTCGACGGTTTCCGTACCTCACACGAAATTAATAAAATTGAGCCACTGAGTGATGAGGTTATCCACCAGCTTCTACCACAGCAGGCTATTGATGCACACCGTGAGCGAGCACTCACACCAGAACGCCCGGTGATTCGTGGTACGGCATCTAACCCAGATACTTTCTTCCAGGCGCGTGAAGCAACCAACCGCTGGTATGACGCAGCTTATGAGCACGTTGAGCAGGCGATGAACGATTTCGCCGCAGCCACAGGACGCCAGTACCAGCCGTTTGAATACTACGGCCACCCGGAAGCGACCAAAATCGTCGTCCTGATGGGTTCCGGCGTCGGCACCTGCGAAGAAGTGATCGATACGCTGCTGACGCGCGGCGAGAAAGTCGGCGTGGTGAAAATCCGCCTGTATCGTCCGTTCTCTGCCAAGCATCTGCTGGCCGTCATTCCGCAAACGGCGAAGAGCATCGCGGTGCTGGACCGTACTAAAGAACCGGGTGCGCTGGCTGAACCGCTATATCTCGATGTGATGACTGCGCTGGCCGAGGCGTTCTCCGCTGGTGAGCGTTCACTTATGCCACGGGTGATTGGCGGGCGTTACGGGCTGTCTTCCAAAGAATTTACCCCGCAGTGCATACAGGCCATCTTTAATGAGTTAGCGCTTGCTAACCCACGACCGCGCTTCACTGTCGGGATTTATGACGATGTCACCAACCTGTCTCTGCCGCTGCCGGAACAGCACTTTCCAAGCAGTGCGTCACTCGAAGCCCTGTTCTACGGCTTGGGGAGTGACGGCACCGTTTCTGCGACCAAGAACGCAATCAAAATTGTCGGTGAAACTACGCCGATGTTTGTACAGGGCTACTTTGTCTATGACTCGAAGAAAGCCGGTAGCCTGACCGTTTCCCACATGCGTGTTGGCCCGCATCCGATCAATTCAGCTTATCTGATCGATCAGGCCGATTTTGTCGCCTGCCATCAGTGGCAGTTTATCGACAAGTACAGTATGGTCGAACGGCTGAAGCCCGGCGGTATTTTCCTGATTAACTCGCCGTATACCAGCGACGACCTGTGGCACCGATTGCCACAGGAAGTGCAGGCGGGGCTTAACCAGCGCAATGCCCGCGTGTACTGCATCAACGCAGCCAAGATTGCCCGCGAATGCCATCTGGGCGCGCGTATTAACACCGTTATGCAGATGGCGTTCTTCCACCTGTCACAGATTTTGCCAGCGGATGTCGCGGTAGAAAAACTGCGCACCGCCATCGCCAAGAGCTACGGCAGTAAAGGTCAGGAGTTGGTTGAGCGTAACTGGCAGGCGCTAAGCGCCACGCTGGAAGCACTGGCAGACGTTCCGCGAGAAGCCGTCAACCCAGACAGCCCGCAACGCCCACCAGTGGTGTCCGACGCCGCACCCGATTTCGTCAAGACCGTCACAGCCGCGATGCTAGCTGGGCTAGGCGATACGCTACCCGTTTCTGCCCTGCCACCCGATGGCACGTGGCCGACGGGCACCACCAAGTGGGAAAAACGCAATATCGCGGAAGAGATTCCGCTATGGCAGCCGCAGCTTTGTACGCAGTGTAACCATTGTGTTGCCGCCTGCCCGCACTCGGCTATCCGCGCCAAAGTCGTTCAGCCAGACGCAATGGAAAATGCACCAGCCTCACTGCAATCGCTGGATGTAAAAGCACGCGACATGCGCGGCCAGAAATACGTGTTGCAGGTCGCTCCAGAAGACTGCACCGGTTGTAATCTGTGTGTAGAAGTCTGTCCGGCCAAAGACCGTCAGAACCCAGAAATCAAAGCCATCAATATGGAATCCCGTCTTGATAATCTGACGGCAGAAAAAGAGAACTTTGATTTCTTCCTGCAATTGCCGGAGATCGACAAGTCCACACTGGAACGTATCGATATTCGTACCTCTCAGTTGATTTCACCGCTATTCGAGTACTCTGGTGCCTGTTCCGGCTGTGGTGAAACACCGTACATCAAGCTGCTGACGCAGCTCTATGGCGATCGTCTACTGGTGGCGAATGCCACAGGTTGTTCGTCTATTTATGGCGGTAATCTCCCCACCACTCCGTGGACGACCGATGCCAATGGTCGTGGCCCGGCCTGGGCTAACTCGCTGTTCGAGGATAACGCCGAATTCGGTCTGGGCTTCCGCTTGAGCGTCGATCAACATCGCCAGCGTGCGGTGCGCTTGCTCAATAAACTGGCACCGCAACTGCCGCCGGATCTGGTGAACGCGTTGCAGGAAGCGTCTATCGCGCCCGATCTGCGCCGTCAGCAAATTGCGCAGCTACGTGGGTTACTGGCAGCCATCAATGATACCGATGCCAACGTGCTGGCGAGCGAAGCCGACCACTTTGTCGATAAATCCATCTGGCTCATCGGGGGCGACGGCTGGGCGTATGACATCGGCTACGGCGGATTGGATCACGTGATGAGCCTGAGTGAAAACGTCAACGTGCTGGTACTGGATACGCAGTGTTACTCCAATACTGGCGGCCAGCAGTCCAAAGCCACCCCGCTAGGCGCAGTGACTAAATTTGGTGAGAAAGGGAAACGTAAAGCGCGTAAAGATCTGGGCATCAACGTCATGATGTACGGCCACGTATACGTTGCGCAGATCTCACTGGGTGCTCAGTTGAACCAAACGGTGAAAGCGATTCAGGAAGCCGAAGCCTGGCCGGGTCCATCACTGATTATCGCGTACAGCCCATGTGAAGAACACGGCTACGATCTGGCATTCAGCCACGATCAGATGCGCCAGTTGACGGCAACCGGCTTCTGGCCGCTCTATCGCTTCGATCCGCGCCGCGCCGAAGAAGGTAAAGCCGCGTTGGTGACAGATTCTCGTCCGCCATCCAGCAGCCTGAGTGAAACGCTGTTGAAAGAGCAACGCTTCCGCCGCTTGAATAGCATGATGCCGGAAGAAAC
- a CDS encoding DEAD/DEAH box helicase: MPFKKKDITAKSKLRRPQIEAFGKIREHYENKSLNEIGIILPVGCGKSGLISITPYATESSRVLIIAPGKKIRDQLAKDMKFSEPDNFYNKCDFFDSVDDYPEVCIIESGGKTNIHDIRSSDIVVSNIQQIAGDDNKWLEQLDADFFDFIIVDEAHHNKENTWIKVKEKFPRAKVVNYSATPMRSDGQLMSGEIIYSFPVVEAIREGYIKRLHAKMISPSKLVYVNSDGTEITLASPDEIKRLGEEEASFRRGVLMSDETLSTLVDLSIKELNRLRQESGEKRLKIIASAINYGHCIQIKEAFLARNLRADYVHSNEDGSVNDKVFSKLENHELDVIIQSKMLGEGFDHRFLSVAMVGSIFSNLSPFVQFVGRVMRVVKQNAPGDSVNRGVVVFHVGANIANRWSDFRNFSQADQDFFADLLPEVEDVSFGSDGTSDRDPDETGGYNRLIPVEITSTDGVIASELDPIGDFQELKNELAALGMTTNEAIEILRKSRLSKQDQRRAGRQAINDLVNHHAGLLINQLGFKTKGRNFNKSQDNYAWAVRELHNLVNEHIGCNSGDRENLSLEQVEEAKSAIPNLAEDIRQEWSNG; encoded by the coding sequence GTGCCATTTAAAAAAAAAGATATTACAGCAAAAAGTAAATTAAGAAGGCCACAGATTGAGGCTTTCGGTAAGATAAGAGAACACTACGAAAATAAAAGTTTGAATGAGATTGGGATAATACTTCCTGTTGGTTGCGGAAAGTCTGGTTTGATATCAATCACTCCATATGCAACAGAATCTAGTCGAGTTCTTATAATTGCCCCTGGCAAAAAGATAAGAGATCAGTTGGCTAAAGATATGAAATTTAGTGAACCTGATAACTTTTACAATAAATGTGATTTTTTTGATTCGGTGGATGATTACCCAGAGGTCTGTATAATTGAATCTGGCGGCAAGACTAATATCCATGACATAAGATCTAGTGATATTGTCGTTTCAAATATTCAACAAATAGCTGGTGATGATAATAAGTGGTTAGAGCAATTAGATGCCGATTTCTTTGATTTTATTATTGTTGATGAAGCCCATCATAATAAAGAAAACACATGGATTAAGGTTAAGGAAAAATTCCCAAGGGCTAAAGTAGTAAACTACAGTGCTACGCCTATGAGGAGTGACGGTCAATTGATGAGTGGAGAGATTATATATAGTTTTCCTGTTGTTGAAGCAATCAGGGAGGGTTATATAAAAAGACTTCATGCAAAAATGATTAGTCCATCAAAATTAGTTTATGTTAATAGCGATGGTACTGAAATAACCTTAGCAAGCCCTGATGAAATTAAGCGTTTAGGTGAAGAAGAAGCATCATTCAGACGTGGTGTTCTCATGTCTGATGAGACTCTTAGTACATTGGTTGATCTTTCTATCAAGGAGCTAAACAGACTGCGACAAGAGTCTGGAGAGAAACGATTAAAAATAATTGCATCCGCTATTAATTATGGACATTGCATCCAGATAAAAGAAGCATTCCTTGCCAGAAATTTACGTGCTGATTACGTACACTCTAATGAAGATGGTTCGGTTAATGATAAGGTTTTCTCTAAATTAGAAAATCATGAATTGGATGTAATAATTCAATCCAAAATGCTTGGTGAAGGTTTCGACCATAGATTCTTATCCGTGGCTATGGTCGGTAGCATTTTTTCTAATCTAAGTCCATTTGTTCAGTTTGTTGGTCGAGTTATGCGTGTCGTAAAACAGAACGCCCCTGGAGATTCAGTTAATAGAGGTGTGGTTGTTTTTCATGTTGGTGCAAATATTGCCAATAGGTGGAGTGACTTTAGGAATTTCAGCCAAGCTGACCAGGATTTCTTCGCTGACTTGCTACCAGAAGTTGAAGATGTATCTTTTGGTTCTGATGGAACAAGTGACAGAGATCCTGATGAAACTGGAGGATACAACAGGCTTATTCCTGTAGAGATTACTAGCACTGATGGTGTAATAGCTTCCGAATTAGATCCAATTGGGGATTTTCAGGAGCTCAAAAATGAACTTGCAGCTTTAGGTATGACAACGAATGAAGCCATAGAGATTTTACGCAAATCTAGGTTGAGTAAGCAAGACCAGAGAAGAGCAGGAAGACAGGCTATTAACGATCTTGTTAATCATCATGCGGGGTTACTCATTAACCAGCTTGGATTTAAGACAAAAGGTAGAAATTTTAATAAGTCTCAAGATAACTATGCTTGGGCTGTAAGAGAACTCCATAATCTCGTTAATGAGCACATAGGTTGTAATAGCGGTGATAGAGAAAATTTAAGTTTAGAACAGGTTGAAGAAGCTAAATCGGCAATTCCCAACTTAGCTGAAGACATAAGGCAGGAATGGTCTAATGGCTAA
- a CDS encoding integrase domain-containing protein, translating to MARLTKPLTDTEIKTAKPKEVDYTLHDGDGLQLLIKTNGKKVWQYRYFRPFTQKRAKLTFGPYPEVTLADARQRRREARTLLTKDIDPYEHQHSLRKQALEAKSNTFKIVAEQWLQLKKSSITADYASDIWRSLEKDIFPAIGEMSITDIKARTLVHAIQPVQARGALETVRRLCQRINEVMIYAMNVGLIDAAPSVNISKAFEKPQKKHMPSIRPDQLPQLMQTMRLANIELPTRCLFMWQLLPLTRPAEASDTRWQEIDLDAREWRIPAERMKMKRIHIVPLSEQALAILELMRPLSSHREYVFPSRIKPLQPMNSQTVNAALKRAGLGGILVSHGMRSIASTALNEQGFPPDVIEAALAHVDKNEVRRAYNRSDYLEQRRPMMQWWADFVKAADNGSVLEGGIRGLKAIG from the coding sequence ATGGCTCGTCTGACAAAACCGCTCACGGATACAGAGATAAAAACCGCCAAGCCTAAAGAAGTAGATTACACGCTACATGATGGTGATGGCCTGCAACTGCTGATCAAAACCAACGGTAAGAAAGTCTGGCAATACCGCTATTTTCGCCCTTTCACCCAAAAACGAGCCAAACTTACGTTTGGCCCTTATCCCGAAGTCACCTTAGCCGATGCCCGGCAACGTCGCCGCGAAGCTCGAACCCTTCTGACAAAAGATATCGATCCTTACGAACACCAACATTCCCTGCGTAAGCAAGCACTAGAAGCCAAATCTAACACCTTTAAGATCGTTGCTGAACAATGGCTACAGTTAAAAAAGAGCAGCATCACCGCTGACTATGCCTCAGATATTTGGCGCTCACTCGAAAAGGATATCTTTCCTGCCATCGGTGAAATGAGTATTACAGACATTAAAGCACGTACCTTGGTGCATGCTATCCAACCTGTACAAGCCAGAGGCGCACTGGAAACAGTAAGGCGCTTATGTCAGCGGATTAATGAGGTGATGATCTATGCCATGAACGTTGGTTTGATCGATGCAGCTCCCAGCGTCAACATCAGCAAAGCATTCGAGAAACCGCAGAAAAAACACATGCCCAGCATCCGACCGGATCAACTACCGCAACTGATGCAAACGATGCGGCTGGCAAATATCGAGTTACCAACCCGCTGTCTGTTCATGTGGCAACTCCTCCCCCTTACCCGTCCTGCTGAAGCGTCCGATACACGCTGGCAAGAGATCGATCTGGACGCTAGAGAATGGCGTATTCCAGCAGAACGCATGAAAATGAAGCGGATACATATCGTTCCACTTTCAGAACAGGCATTAGCTATTCTGGAACTTATGCGGCCTTTAAGCAGCCATCGGGAATATGTGTTTCCCAGCCGTATTAAGCCGTTACAGCCAATGAATAGTCAGACAGTCAATGCCGCACTAAAACGTGCTGGCTTGGGCGGCATTCTGGTATCACACGGAATGCGCTCAATCGCCAGCACTGCTCTCAATGAGCAAGGCTTTCCGCCCGATGTTATCGAAGCCGCCCTCGCCCATGTGGATAAGAATGAAGTACGCCGAGCCTATAATCGCAGCGACTACCTTGAACAACGCCGCCCCATGATGCAATGGTGGGCTGACTTTGTGAAAGCGGCGGATAATGGCAGTGTGCTGGAAGGCGGAATCCGAGGACTGAAGGCGATTGGGTGA
- a CDS encoding helix-turn-helix transcriptional regulator codes for MIPKRLKAARLRANLTQEKLGVLAGIEEATAYSRLSHYENGTHKPTFELVCEFARVLNVPECYFYIVDDEFAEDVLNLYLDRVRRKEK; via the coding sequence ATGATTCCTAAGCGTTTGAAGGCAGCCAGATTAAGAGCGAATCTCACGCAGGAGAAGCTTGGTGTACTGGCTGGTATCGAAGAGGCGACCGCCTATTCACGGCTGTCTCATTATGAAAATGGCACGCATAAACCCACGTTTGAACTCGTCTGCGAATTTGCCCGTGTGCTCAATGTACCGGAGTGCTACTTTTACATTGTTGACGATGAGTTTGCGGAAGATGTGCTGAATTTGTACCTTGATCGAGTTCGTCGCAAAGAAAAATAA
- a CDS encoding RnfH family protein, with product MSAVQVDVVYALPERQYLRTVKLEEGSTVEQAIIASGLLELRHDIDLQVNKVGIYSRAAKLADVVQDGDRVEIYRPLIADPKELRRQRAERSKSKS from the coding sequence GTGTCCGCAGTGCAGGTTGATGTGGTGTACGCCTTGCCAGAACGTCAGTACCTACGCACGGTGAAACTGGAAGAGGGCAGTACGGTTGAGCAGGCTATCATCGCATCGGGCCTGCTCGAACTGCGCCATGATATCGATTTGCAGGTGAATAAAGTTGGGATTTACAGCCGTGCAGCGAAACTGGCTGATGTGGTGCAGGATGGTGACCGCGTAGAGATTTACCGTCCTCTCATTGCCGATCCGAAAGAGCTACGCCGCCAGCGGGCGGAGCGTTCTAAGAGCAAATCCTGA